The sequence below is a genomic window from Zygosaccharomyces rouxii strain CBS732 chromosome D complete sequence.
TTGTTTTTCCAACTTTCCTAATTTTCCATCACTGtccaattccttttgtttttcATAATTGATCCGATTTAGGTCTTCAGTCAAATGCATTACTTCTTCTCCTGTCTTGCTAATCAAACCGTGAAGCTCAGCCATACGGCTTTCACCTGTATCCAATGTTTCCTTGATCGAACTTTGTTTGCCAACCAAAGAATGATATTCATAAGCTAGAACTATTCTTTGTATTTTCTCTAAATCGgtttgaatttcttgaaactCTAGGaaaattctcttttcatttCGCAGCTTCTCCAACTGTGGTTCGATTTCCTCTTGCAATAGAGTTCTGTTCTcctttaatttcaattcctttttaCCCATAGTACGTTCTGCCTTTCCCTTTCTATCTTCAAACATCTTGGTACCTGCTGCTTCTTCTatcaatgataaaatcTCTGAAGGTTTCATATTCAAGACTTTGGTAATTTTACCCTGCATAATgagaaaatttggattgtTAATGTTTAATTGCACCGATTGAAATAATTGTAGTACAGATTGCTGTGGAGCTCTATGCCCATTGATCAAGTATTTGGAAGTTCCTCCTAATATGATCTGCCTAGTGACAGATAATTTTGGAGAGTTTTCAAACCCTATCGGTGAGCATTTGGGATCTAAATTACTGAATACAATCGTAACGCTTGCCTTGGTTACACCCGCTTGACCTCTCTTATAGATAAGATCTTGCAATGATGATGCCCTGACGGTCGACATCGATGCAATACCTAAAACAAAGCAGATTGCATCCAAGACATTGGATTTCCCGGAACCATTTAAACCCGTGATTGCATTGAATTGAGGATCCCAATCAGATATAACTGTTCTAGTCGCATAGGATTTAAATCCATCGATAATTAGCTCTTCAATCTTCATTTCCCCTCAGATGGGAGAAAAGGGTAGGTGTTTAAAGAAAGCTGCACCTTTAATGCCACTTAACCACTCTAGATCAATAGATTATACCGATTGGCGGTGGTTAAAGACTTACTGGTCATCGCACCCATTTAGATGTAAACTATTCTTTATGGTAACTAACGTTAAGAGCACATATGTATCATGTGATATCTGCACTCCGGGTAACACCCCTTTGGTAATAATGGTATGAATATAAAATTCCAGAATATTGGAAATTAGCCGCTGAGAGGCAAGAGATAATACTTATAGCATTCAAAACTACTTTAACAAGTGTTAATCACCAAAAGAAGACGCATATATGTGAACATTTCTAGTTTTTTCATTCATCTACATAGTACATCAACAATAAGCTTCATATTTGGAATGTTTTAATAGAAGGTATCCCAAAGCCCAAAACTAGCTCGTTCGATTAATTAAATTTCTGAAACCGTTTAGATACAAAATGACAATATGAGTATAACCATATTTTTATATAATCTAGTCTTGAGTCTTTTGAGAACCACGCAACAAACCGGTTCTTCTAGCAGCAATCAAACCAGCCTTTTGACCAGAAACGGCACCTCTGGAGATGGTAGAGGCCTTACCAATGTGTTGATGGTTACCACCACCGTGAGGGTGATCAACAGGGTTCATGGCAACACCACGAGTCTTTGGCCAAGAGTTTCTCTTAACTCTGTATTTGTGGTAAGCACGACCAGCCTTCAACAATGGCTTATCGGTTCTACCACCACCGGCAACGACACCGACGACACCTCTAGCACCAGAAGAGATGATCTTCTTAGCACCAGATGGTAATCTAACTCTGGTCTTACCGTCATCGTGGTTGTGACCAATGATGATAACATAACCACCAGAAGCTCTAGCCAAAGAACCTCTGTCACCTGGTTTTTCTTCCACGTTAGAAACGATGGTACCTTCTGGTAGAGAAGACAATGGCAAAATGTTACCAACGTTCAAAGAAGCCTTCTTACCAGCGTAGATGAATTGACCGGTGTGAACACCTTCGTTGGCaatgaagatttcttcACGCAACTTGTATCTGTATGGGTCACGGAAGACAACCTTAGCCAATGGGGCACCTCTACCAGCATCGTGAACAATTTGCTTCACGATACCACGGATGTAACCATGACGTTCAGCATAGTCCAAAGTTCTCAATTTAGCGGCACCTTGTCTCAATCTGGTGTGAGAGGTGAAAATGGAGCCAGCACCCTTTCTCTGGTTACGAATAACTCTACCCATTGCTTGCTGATCTTATGGTTCTCTTGGGTCTGCTAAGGTAGCTATATTTTGTCTTACGTTAATCCaattatttttcaaaatgtcaTCAACTGCCCTTCCGCCGTGAGTAAGCGTGGGTGATTGCAGAGTGA
It includes:
- a CDS encoding 60S ribosomal protein uL2 (highly similar to uniprot|P05736 Saccharomyces cerevisiae YIL018W RPL2B and highly similar to uniprot|P05736 Saccharomyces cerevisiae YFR031C-A RPL2A, Protein component of the large (60S) ribosomal subunit), encoding MGRVIRNQRKGAGSIFTSHTRLRQGAAKLRTLDYAERHGYIRGIVKQIVHDAGRGAPLAKVVFRDPYRYKLREEIFIANEGVHTGQFIYAGKKASLNVGNILPLSSLPEGTIVSNVEEKPGDRGSLARASGGYVIIIGHNHDDGKTRVRLPSGAKKIISSGARGVVGVVAGGGRTDKPLLKAGRAYHKYRVKRNSWPKTRGVAMNPVDHPHGGGNHQHIGKASTISRGAVSGQKAGLIAARRTGLLRGSQKTQD